A genomic region of Haliaeetus albicilla chromosome 8, bHalAlb1.1, whole genome shotgun sequence contains the following coding sequences:
- the MED26 gene encoding mediator of RNA polymerase II transcription subunit 26 isoform X1 has translation MTAAPAPSPQQIRDRLLQAIDPQSNIHNMVAVLEVISSLEKYPITKEALEETRLGRLINEVRKKTSNEELAKRAKKLLRNWQKLIEPVTQNEPVPRGLPNPPGSANGGAHNCKPEAQLPAVAGSKPISELKSRNDIQKLNSPKPEKLGNRKRKGEHRDGHQGPPPPKVSKASHEVLQNSSPPPTNGIGGSPENFPSPVDINLHAGPESSRTELSENDKHNKIPVNAVKPHTSSPGLVKPSSTSSLLKTAVLQQHDKSEETTGPHQPKSPRCSSFSPRNVRHDTFARQHTTYSPKDSMPSPSQRSQFLDTAQVPSPPPSLMQPSTPPMPAKRLEFSQQSVTEVSQHWQEQQVPSESQHRHTAGTLQQHTSSSCKTSSHPGESLTPHMGFSQDASKMDSDDAASGSDSKKKKRYRPRDYTVNLDGHVTEGGVKPVRLKERKLTFDPMTGQIKPLTQKDPLQVEIPALTEQHRTETEKQEQKPNLQSPFEQTNWKELSRNEIIQSYLNRQSSLLSSSGVQTPGAHYFMSEYLKQEESTRKEARKTHVLAPNSKPTDLPGVTREVTSDDLNRIREHNWPGVNGCYDTQGNWYDWTQCISLDPHGDDGRLNILPYVCLD, from the exons ATGACAGCGGCTccggccccctccccgcagcAGATCAGGGACCGGCTGCTGCAGGCCATCGACCCGCAGAGCAAC ATCCATAACATGGTGGCAGTGCTGGAAGTGATCTCCAGCCTGGAGAAATATCCCATTACCAAAGAGGCACTTGAG gAAACGAGACTTGGGAGGCTTATCAATGAGGTGAGGAAGAAGACATCCAATGAGGAACTTGCCAAACGTGCCAAGAAATTGTTGCGGAATTGGCAAAAGTTGATAGAACCTGTAACCCAGAATGAACCAGTGCCAAGAGGGTTGCCGAATCCACCTGGATCAGCAAATGGTGGTGCTCACAACTGCAAACCCGAAGCGCAACTTCCTGCTGTGGCTGGATCAAAGCCCATCAGCGAATTGAAAAGCAGGAATGATATACAGAAACTAAATTCTCCAAAACCAGAGAAACTGGGAAATCGGAAAAGGAAAGGTGAACACAGGGACGGGCATCAGggccctcctccccccaaagTCTCCAAAGCTAGTCATGAAGTATTACAAAACTCTTCACCCCCTCCCACAAATGGAATTGGAGGTAGTCCTGAAAATTTCCCTAGTCCTGTAGACATAAATCTACATGCAGGGCCCGAAAGCAGCAGGACAGAACTCAGTGAAAATGATAAACACAATAAGATCCCAGTCAATGCTGTAAAACCTCACACCAGTTCTCCAGGACTTGTAAAACCTTCAAGCACTTCCTCGTTATTAAAGACTGCAGTGCTTCAGCAGCATGATAAATCGGAAGAAACCACAGGACCGCACCAACCCAAGAGTCCTCGCTGTTCCTCGTTTAGCCCCAGAAATGTTAGGCATGATACTTTTGCTCGGCAGCATACTACGTACTCACCAAAGGATTCAATGCCTAGTCCATCTCAAAGGTCTCAGTTCTTAGATACTGCACAGGTGCCATCACCGCCACCATCCCTGATGCAACCGTCGACACCTCCAATGCCAGCAAAAAGACTGGAGTTCTCTCAGCAATCGGTAACTGAGGTATCTCAGCactggcaggagcagcaggtacCTTCTGAAAGCCAGCACAGGCATACAGCAGGGACACTTCAACAGCACACATCTTCCAGCTGCAAAACCAGCTCCCACCCTGGGGAATCTCTCACGCCACACATGGGCTTTTCACAGGACGCTTCAAAAATGGACAGTGATGATGCTGCTTCAGGTTCCGAtagtaaaaagaagaaaaggtacCGACCCAGAGACTATACAGTCAACTTGGATGGGCACGTGACAGAAGGGGGTGTGAAACCTGTGAgattaaaagagagaaaactcaCTTTTGATCCCATGACAGGACAGATAAAACCTTTAACACAGAAAGATCCTTTGCAGGTAGAAATCCCTGCACTTACTGAACAGCACAGGACAGAAACGGAAAAGCAGGAGCAAAAACCCAACCTGCAAAGCCCCTTTGAACAAACGAACTGGAAAGAATTATCCAGAAATGAAATCATTCAGTCATATTTAAACAGACAGAGTAGCTTGCTGTCTTCATCAGGAGTACAGACTCCAGGAGCTCACTACTTCATGTCTGAATATTtaaagcaggaggaaagcacTAGAAAAGAGGCTAGAAAGACTCATGTTCTAGCTCCTAACAGCAAACCTACAGACTTGCCTGGGGTCACAAGAGAGGTCACAAGTGATGACCTCAACAGAATACGTGAACATAACTGGCCAGGCGTGAACGGTTGTTATGACACACAGGGTAACTGGTATGATTGGACACAGTGCATATCTTTAGATCCACATGGGGATGATGGTAGATTGAACATCCTGCCTTACGTCTGCCTAGACTGA
- the MED26 gene encoding mediator of RNA polymerase II transcription subunit 26 isoform X2 — protein MVAVLEVISSLEKYPITKEALEETRLGRLINEVRKKTSNEELAKRAKKLLRNWQKLIEPVTQNEPVPRGLPNPPGSANGGAHNCKPEAQLPAVAGSKPISELKSRNDIQKLNSPKPEKLGNRKRKGEHRDGHQGPPPPKVSKASHEVLQNSSPPPTNGIGGSPENFPSPVDINLHAGPESSRTELSENDKHNKIPVNAVKPHTSSPGLVKPSSTSSLLKTAVLQQHDKSEETTGPHQPKSPRCSSFSPRNVRHDTFARQHTTYSPKDSMPSPSQRSQFLDTAQVPSPPPSLMQPSTPPMPAKRLEFSQQSVTEVSQHWQEQQVPSESQHRHTAGTLQQHTSSSCKTSSHPGESLTPHMGFSQDASKMDSDDAASGSDSKKKKRYRPRDYTVNLDGHVTEGGVKPVRLKERKLTFDPMTGQIKPLTQKDPLQVEIPALTEQHRTETEKQEQKPNLQSPFEQTNWKELSRNEIIQSYLNRQSSLLSSSGVQTPGAHYFMSEYLKQEESTRKEARKTHVLAPNSKPTDLPGVTREVTSDDLNRIREHNWPGVNGCYDTQGNWYDWTQCISLDPHGDDGRLNILPYVCLD, from the exons ATGGTGGCAGTGCTGGAAGTGATCTCCAGCCTGGAGAAATATCCCATTACCAAAGAGGCACTTGAG gAAACGAGACTTGGGAGGCTTATCAATGAGGTGAGGAAGAAGACATCCAATGAGGAACTTGCCAAACGTGCCAAGAAATTGTTGCGGAATTGGCAAAAGTTGATAGAACCTGTAACCCAGAATGAACCAGTGCCAAGAGGGTTGCCGAATCCACCTGGATCAGCAAATGGTGGTGCTCACAACTGCAAACCCGAAGCGCAACTTCCTGCTGTGGCTGGATCAAAGCCCATCAGCGAATTGAAAAGCAGGAATGATATACAGAAACTAAATTCTCCAAAACCAGAGAAACTGGGAAATCGGAAAAGGAAAGGTGAACACAGGGACGGGCATCAGggccctcctccccccaaagTCTCCAAAGCTAGTCATGAAGTATTACAAAACTCTTCACCCCCTCCCACAAATGGAATTGGAGGTAGTCCTGAAAATTTCCCTAGTCCTGTAGACATAAATCTACATGCAGGGCCCGAAAGCAGCAGGACAGAACTCAGTGAAAATGATAAACACAATAAGATCCCAGTCAATGCTGTAAAACCTCACACCAGTTCTCCAGGACTTGTAAAACCTTCAAGCACTTCCTCGTTATTAAAGACTGCAGTGCTTCAGCAGCATGATAAATCGGAAGAAACCACAGGACCGCACCAACCCAAGAGTCCTCGCTGTTCCTCGTTTAGCCCCAGAAATGTTAGGCATGATACTTTTGCTCGGCAGCATACTACGTACTCACCAAAGGATTCAATGCCTAGTCCATCTCAAAGGTCTCAGTTCTTAGATACTGCACAGGTGCCATCACCGCCACCATCCCTGATGCAACCGTCGACACCTCCAATGCCAGCAAAAAGACTGGAGTTCTCTCAGCAATCGGTAACTGAGGTATCTCAGCactggcaggagcagcaggtacCTTCTGAAAGCCAGCACAGGCATACAGCAGGGACACTTCAACAGCACACATCTTCCAGCTGCAAAACCAGCTCCCACCCTGGGGAATCTCTCACGCCACACATGGGCTTTTCACAGGACGCTTCAAAAATGGACAGTGATGATGCTGCTTCAGGTTCCGAtagtaaaaagaagaaaaggtacCGACCCAGAGACTATACAGTCAACTTGGATGGGCACGTGACAGAAGGGGGTGTGAAACCTGTGAgattaaaagagagaaaactcaCTTTTGATCCCATGACAGGACAGATAAAACCTTTAACACAGAAAGATCCTTTGCAGGTAGAAATCCCTGCACTTACTGAACAGCACAGGACAGAAACGGAAAAGCAGGAGCAAAAACCCAACCTGCAAAGCCCCTTTGAACAAACGAACTGGAAAGAATTATCCAGAAATGAAATCATTCAGTCATATTTAAACAGACAGAGTAGCTTGCTGTCTTCATCAGGAGTACAGACTCCAGGAGCTCACTACTTCATGTCTGAATATTtaaagcaggaggaaagcacTAGAAAAGAGGCTAGAAAGACTCATGTTCTAGCTCCTAACAGCAAACCTACAGACTTGCCTGGGGTCACAAGAGAGGTCACAAGTGATGACCTCAACAGAATACGTGAACATAACTGGCCAGGCGTGAACGGTTGTTATGACACACAGGGTAACTGGTATGATTGGACACAGTGCATATCTTTAGATCCACATGGGGATGATGGTAGATTGAACATCCTGCCTTACGTCTGCCTAGACTGA
- the SMIM7 gene encoding small integral membrane protein 7, translating to MIGDLLLCGTLLMNAGAVLNFRLRKRDTEGFGEESREPTTGDNIREFLLSLRYFRIFIALWNVFMMFCMIVLFGS from the exons ATGATCGGGGACCTGCTGCTTTGCGG GACGCTGCTGATGAACGCCGGCGCCGTGCTCAACTTCAGGCT gaggaagagagacacgGAGGGCTTCGGCGAGGAATCGAGGGAACCCACGACCG GTGACAATATCAGAGAGTTCTTGCTGAGTCTCAGATATTTTCGAATCTTCATTGCCTTGTGGAACGTCTTCATGATGTTCTGCATGATTGT GTTATTTGGATCTTGA
- the TMEM38A gene encoding trimeric intracellular cation channel type A isoform X1 produces the protein MEVAGALQLGELAAAFAALPVFPLFDTAYFIVSVLYLKYEPGAVEMSRKSPFASWLCAMLHCFGSYILANLLLGEPPIDYFSNNSSVILATAVWYLIFFCPMNLFYKCVSFLPMKLIFVAMKEVVRVRKIAAGVHHAHHHYHHGWFIMMATGWVKGSGVALMSNFEQLLRGVWKPETNEILHMSFPTKASLYGTILFTLQQTHWLPVSEANLIFFFTMFMIVCKVFMTATHSHASPFAPVESFICPVFFGSVSSGHTSHHHDQHGASHEVSHPPPPPAKSKEELNEGTRKRKAKKAE, from the exons ATGGAGGTAGCGGGAGCCTTGCAGCTCGGGGAGCTGGCGGCCGCCTTCGCCGCCCTTCCCGTCTTCCCTCTTTTTGACACGGCCTACTTCATCGTCTCCGTCCTCTACCTCAAATACGAGCCAG GAGCTGTGGAGATGTCTCGTAAGAGCCCTTTTGCCTCCTGGCTTTGTGCTATGCTCCACTGCTTTGGAAGTTACATACTTGCCAATCTGTTACTTGGAGAACCGCCTATTGATTACTTCAGTAATAACTCCAGTGTCATCCTGGCCACAGCAGTCTG GTATTTGATATTCTTCTGTCCCATGAACCTCTTCTACAAATGTGTTAGCTTTCTGCCTATGAAACTCATCTTTGTGGCAATGAAGGAGGTGGTCAGAGTTCGCAAAATTGCAGCTGGGGTCCACCACGCTCATCACCATTACCACCATGGGTGGTTCATTATGATGGCTACTGGATGGGTCAAAG GTTCTGGTGTTGCCTTGATGTCTAACTTTGAGCAACTGCTGCGTGGGGTCTGGAAGCCAGAAACAAACGAAATTCTTCATATGTCCTT CCCTACAAAGGCTAGTCTGTATGGCACAATCCTCTTCACTCTGCAACAAACTCACTGGCTCCCTGTCTCTGAAGCCAACCTCATCTTCTTTTTCACCATGTTCATGATAGTTTGCAAG GTTTTCATGACGGCAACTCACTCTCACGCCTCGCCTTTTGCTCCAGTGGAAAGCTTCATCTGTCCAGTTTTCTTTGGCTCTGTTTCTAGTGGACACACTAGTCATCATCATGATCAGCATGGGGCCTCCCATGAGGTTTCCCatcctccgcctcctcctgcAAAGTCAAAAGAGGAGCTAAATGAAGGCACAAGGAAAcggaaagcaaaaaaagctgaataa
- the TMEM38A gene encoding trimeric intracellular cation channel type A isoform X2, with product MSRKSPFASWLCAMLHCFGSYILANLLLGEPPIDYFSNNSSVILATAVWYLIFFCPMNLFYKCVSFLPMKLIFVAMKEVVRVRKIAAGVHHAHHHYHHGWFIMMATGWVKGSGVALMSNFEQLLRGVWKPETNEILHMSFPTKASLYGTILFTLQQTHWLPVSEANLIFFFTMFMIVCKVFMTATHSHASPFAPVESFICPVFFGSVSSGHTSHHHDQHGASHEVSHPPPPPAKSKEELNEGTRKRKAKKAE from the exons ATGTCTCGTAAGAGCCCTTTTGCCTCCTGGCTTTGTGCTATGCTCCACTGCTTTGGAAGTTACATACTTGCCAATCTGTTACTTGGAGAACCGCCTATTGATTACTTCAGTAATAACTCCAGTGTCATCCTGGCCACAGCAGTCTG GTATTTGATATTCTTCTGTCCCATGAACCTCTTCTACAAATGTGTTAGCTTTCTGCCTATGAAACTCATCTTTGTGGCAATGAAGGAGGTGGTCAGAGTTCGCAAAATTGCAGCTGGGGTCCACCACGCTCATCACCATTACCACCATGGGTGGTTCATTATGATGGCTACTGGATGGGTCAAAG GTTCTGGTGTTGCCTTGATGTCTAACTTTGAGCAACTGCTGCGTGGGGTCTGGAAGCCAGAAACAAACGAAATTCTTCATATGTCCTT CCCTACAAAGGCTAGTCTGTATGGCACAATCCTCTTCACTCTGCAACAAACTCACTGGCTCCCTGTCTCTGAAGCCAACCTCATCTTCTTTTTCACCATGTTCATGATAGTTTGCAAG GTTTTCATGACGGCAACTCACTCTCACGCCTCGCCTTTTGCTCCAGTGGAAAGCTTCATCTGTCCAGTTTTCTTTGGCTCTGTTTCTAGTGGACACACTAGTCATCATCATGATCAGCATGGGGCCTCCCATGAGGTTTCCCatcctccgcctcctcctgcAAAGTCAAAAGAGGAGCTAAATGAAGGCACAAGGAAAcggaaagcaaaaaaagctgaataa